A genome region from Triticum aestivum cultivar Chinese Spring chromosome 2B, IWGSC CS RefSeq v2.1, whole genome shotgun sequence includes the following:
- the LOC123040604 gene encoding protein PYRICULARIA ORYZAE RESISTANCE 21, which produces MKVRAVIYFLESPIYIPSSFCGNSAIKRSLEVASAPAMAEKVATLIIEANLECEKCYKKIQKVLCKLQEKEKIRTINFDTKKNTVTISGPFDPVKLSKKLRCKACKAIKDIKIVEEKKPDAKKPEEKKPEEKKPEEKKPAADGCKCCCKKPDEKKPDEKKKPDEKKPEEKKKPDEKKPDDKKPEEKPKPKVEPKPAAPSTTVNLQFTQICNLCYPWPCSDPSHWGGVHQYPHPQPQWPCEPPQMPAYPAPHHPQHPVPQHPPWAAPATPKRQPCGGPAYCGGGCGSCGGGGGYGAWPPPMPTPLQMMQPPPMGCGGPASSCRGCKGCRIVQEGRFIYEEYPPSACTVM; this is translated from the exons ATGAAAGTTCGTGCCGTAATATATTTCTTAGAATCCCCTATATATATTCCCTCTTCCTTTTGTGGCAACTCGGCCATTAAACGTTCGTTGGAGGTCGCCTCAGCTCCAGCCATGGCAGAGAAG GTAGCTACTTTGATCATTGAAGCCAACCTCGAATGCGAGAAATGCTACAAGAAGATTCAGAAAGTGCTATGTAAACTCCAAG AGAAGGAAAAGATCAGGACCATCAATTTCGACACGAAGAAGAACACGGTGACCATCTCCGGTCCGTTTGACCCGGTGAAGCTGTCGAAGAAGCTGCGATGCAAGGCCTGCAAGGCGATCAAGGATATCAAGATCGTCGAAGAGAAGAAGCCCGACGCCAAGAAGCCGGAAGAGAAAAAGCCGGAGGAGAAGAAGCCCGAGGAGAAGAAGCCGGCCGCCgatggctgcaagtgctgctgcaAGAAGCCCGACGAGAAGAAGCCGGATGAGAAGAAGAAGCCCGACGAGAAGAAGCCGGAGGAAAAGAAGAAACCCGACGAGAAGAAGCCAGACGATAAGAAGCCGGAGGAGAAGCCGAAGCCCAAGGTGGAGCCCAAACCAGCCGCGCCGTCGACGACGGTGAACCTGCAGTTCACGCAGATCTGCAACCTCTGCTACCCGTGGCCGTGCAGCGACCCGAGCCACTGGGGAGGCGTGCACCAGTACCCGCATCCCCAGCCGCAGTGGCCGTGCGAGCCGCCGCAGATGCCGGCGTACCCCGCCCCCCACCACCCTCAGCACCCGGTTCCTCAGCACCCGCCCTGGGCGGCGCCGGCGACCCCGAAGAGGCAGCCGTGCGGAGGCCCGGCCTACTGCGGAGGAGGGTGCGgctcgtgcggcggcggcggcgggtacgGGGCGTGGCCGCCGCCGATGCCGACGCCGCTGCAGATGATGCAGCCTCCCCCGATGGGCTGCGGCGGGCCGGCGTCGTCGTGCAGAGGGTGCAAGGGCTGCCGGATCGTGCAGGAGGGGAGGTTCATCTACGAGGAGTACCCGCCCAGTGCGTGCACCGTCATGTGA